In Columba livia isolate bColLiv1 breed racing homer chromosome 8, bColLiv1.pat.W.v2, whole genome shotgun sequence, a single genomic region encodes these proteins:
- the PTPRC gene encoding receptor-type tyrosine-protein phosphatase C isoform X22 has product MFLWLKLLAFGVAFLRQDAFVKAGDENLANASSASVTSPPPARSTSLSPPGTTEGAEPAATTPAPIVTTEEPCADIEHSITSVQDGKNMAEVTLKNLRPNIRYVILETDKNFTGDSGTYEVKLQRCMSYTVEFENCTHIIPPIPPESSKSPFKVEDQTNTSAQICWDGSLSCANVTVDCTGPHVFTVLNERCKTLNNLSPNHNYSCNGNARFFENDVVNQAFSIITDHGVPEAPEDLTVVSHARNVSVEWKQPSDISKGPIDGYVVTCNSTDGRYVYVTNHVCQNLVPYEKGSVSVTPYTKSKYNNSKLMGKTGTCYFETKSAEPQPVIDVNATLTADNAVQIKCKSQQVYGPERVFELTWENGGKEYFNNSYCDFKRENLLYLTNYTFTILVYNGEYRGQPVTKSIRTRYNSKALIIFLAFLIVVTSLALLLVLYKIYDLHKKKLSNSSEGVNLVTVKDDDRQLLNIEPIPSEQLLDTYKRKIADEGRLFLDEFQSIPRVFTKFSIKEAKKSHNQNKNRYIDILPYDHNRVELSEIPGDLGSDYINASYIDGFKEPRKYIAAQGPKDETTDDFWRMIWEQKATIIVMVTRCEEGKRNKCAQYWPSMENGSATYGDIIVKINESKTCPDYVIQKLHITNGRERTAGRDVTHIQFTSWPDHGVPEDPHLLLKLRRRVNALSNFFSGPIVVHCSAGVGRTGTYIGIDAMLEGLDAEGRVDVYGYVVKLRRQRCLMVQVESQYILIHQALVEYNQYGETEVSLSELHSYLNNLKRKDPPSDPSLLEAEFQRLPSYRGWRTQNTGNREENRSKNRNANIIPYDFNRVPIRHDDECSKEGERDSDDSSDEDSDCEETSKYINASFITGYWGPKAMIATQGPLQETICDFWQMVFQRKVKVIVMLTELKEGDQELCAQYWGEGKQTYDGIEVQMTDVNSCPSYTIRAFDVTHLKTKETQKVYQYQYHKWNGLDVPENPKDLVGMILNLKQKVPARAVTEDNRSTRSVPLVVHCCDGSQQTGVFCALMTLLESAEIEEVIDVFQVVKSLRRTRLGMVSTFEHYQFLYDTIASAYPAQNGQIKKNSQQEDKIEFCNEVEKTDQETDLITIDVTPSTAAENEPSEVCDDSNAADSTKGTESSTNGPTTPVLT; this is encoded by the exons cTCCCATAGTGACAACTGAAGAACCTTGTG CTGACATTGAGCACAGCATAACAAGTGTACAAGATGGCAAAAATATGGCTGAAGTTACACTGAAAAATCTCAGACCAAACATAAGATATGTTATTTTGGAGACTGACAAGAACTTTACTGGGGATTCCGGCACCTATGAAGTAAAACTTCAGAGATGCATGAGCTACACCGTTGAATTTGAAAATTGCACACATATTATTCCACCTATTCCACCTG AGAGCAGCAAGAGTCCTTTCAAAGTTGAGGATCAAACCAACACATCTGCACAGATTTGTTGGGACGGCTCGTTGTCCTGTGCTAATGTGACTGTTGATTGTACAG GTCCACACGTCTTTACAGTATTAAATGAAAGGTGTAAGACACTGAACAATTTATCACCCAATCACAACTACAGCTGCAATGGTAATGCACGTTTTTTTGAAAATGATGTTGTCAACCAGGCCTTCAGCATAATAACAGATCATGGTG TTCCAGAAGCACCAGAAGACCTTACAGTAGTTTCTCATGCCAGAAATGTATCAGTTGAATGGAAGCAACCTAGTGACATTTCGAAGGGTCCTATAGATGGCTATGTGGTGACATGCAATAGCACAGACGGAC gatatgTCTACGTGACTAACCATGTTTGCCAGAATTTAGTACCTTATGAGAAAGGTTCTGTATCTGTGACTCCATAtacaaaaagcaaatataataaTAGTAAATTGATGGGAAAAACTGGAACATGTTACTTTGAAACAAAATCAGCAG AACCACAGCCAGTGATTGATGTTAATGCAACATTGACAGCTGATAATGCTGTCCAAATTAAGTGCAAAAGTCAACAAGTGTATGGACCAGAAAGAGTATTTGAATTGACTTGGGAAAATGGTGGAAAAGAATACTTCAATAACAGTTATTgtgattttaaaagagaaaatctcTTGTACTTGACAAACTATACATTTACG ATCTTAGTGTATAATGGAGAATATAGAGGGCAGCCAGTAACGAAGAGTATTAGAACCAGAT ATAATTCTAAAGCACTGATTATATTCTTGGCATTCTTGATTGTTGTGACATCACTCGCTTTACTACTGGTTCTGTACAAAATCTATGATCTTCACAAAAAAAAGCTTAG CAATTCTTCTGAAGGTGTTAACCTTGTTACAG TTAAAGATGATGACAGGCAACTTCTGAACATAGAGCCAATACCTTCGGAGCAATTGCTGGACACGTACAAGAGGAAGATTGCTGATGAAGGAAGACTTTTCTTGGATGAATTTCAG AGTATCCCTAGAGTTTTCACTAAATTTTCAATAAAGGAGGCCAAAAAAAGCCATAATCAGAATAAAAACCGTTACATTGATATCCTTCCAT aTGATCATAACCGTGTCGAGCTCTCAGAGATCCCAGGAGACCTAGGATCAGACTATATCAATGCAAGTTATATTGAT GGCTTCAAAGAACCAAGAAAATACATTGCTGCACAAG GCCCCAAGGATGAAACCACAGATGATTTCTGGAGAATGATCTGGGAACAGAAGGCAACAATTATTGTCATGGTGACTCGCtgtgaggaaggaaagagg AACAAATGTGCCCAGTACTGGCCGTCAATGGAGAATGGCTCTGCAACATATGGGGACATCATTGTGAAGATCAATGAAAGTAAAACATGTCCAGACTATGTCATTCAGAAACTACACATCACAAAT ggaagagaaaggacagCTGGAAGAGATGTCACTCATATTCAATTCACAAGCTGGCCAGACCATGGAGTTCCTGAGGATCCACATCTCCTTCTCAAACTCCGACGCAGAGTTAATGCTCTCAGTAACTTTTTTAGTGGCCCAATAGTCGTTCATTGCAg TGCCGGTGTTGGGCGCACCGGGACGTACATTGGAATTGACGCCATGCTGGAGGGGCTGGATGCAGAAGGCAGAGTGGATGTTTATGGCTACGTTGTGAAGCTGCGTCGGCAGCGGTGCCTCATGGTTCAAGTAGAG TCACAGTACATCCTTATCCATCAAGCACTAGTGGAATACAATCAGTATGGAGAAACAGAGGTCAGTCTCTCGGAACTGCATTCCTATCTTAAcaatctgaaaagaaaagatCCTCCAAGTGATCCTTCTCTGCTGGAGGCAGAGTTTCAG AGATTACCTTCCTACAGGGGGTGGCGGACACAAAACACAGGGAATCGTGAAGAAAATAGAAGCAAAAATAGGAATGCTAATATAATTCCAT ATGACTTTAACCGAGTGCCCATCAGGCACGACGATGAATGCAGCAAGGAAGGTGAACGTGATTCAGATGATTCCTCAGATGAGGACAGCGACTGTGAGGAAACAAGCAAATACATCAATGCTTCCTTCATAACT GGTTATTGGGGTCCGAAAGCCATGATTGCAACACAGGGACCACTTCAGGAAACTATCTGTGACTTCTGGCAAATGGTCTTCCAAAGAAAAGTCAAAGTCATTGTTATGCTGACAGAGCTGAAAGAAGGAGATCAG GAACTCTGTGCACAGTActggggagaaggaaaacaaacatatgATGGCATAGAAGTTCAAATGACAGATGTCAACTCTTGTCCTAGCTATACCATACGTGCATTTGATGTTACACATCTGAAG acaaaagaaacacagaaggttTATCAGTATCAGTATCACAAATGGAATGGCTTGGATGTTCCAGAAAACCCGAAAGATTTAGTTGGCATGATTCTCAACCTTAAACAAAAAGTCCCAGCCAGAGCAGTCACTGAGGACAACAGGAGTACCCGCAGTGTCCCACTTGTCGTCCACTGCTG TGATGGATCACAGCAGACTGGTGTATTTTGTGCTTTAATGACCCTCTTGGAAAGTGCAGAAATAGAAGAAGTAATAGATGTTTTCCAAGTAGTAAAATCTCTTCGTCGCACCAGGCTGGGAATGGTCTCCACCTTT GAACATTACCAATTTCTGTATGACACCATTGCCAGTGCCTACCCTGCACAGAATggacaaataaagaagaatagCCAGCAGGAAGATAAAATTGAATTTTGCAATGAAGTAGAAAAAACAGATCAGGAAACTGATTTGATCACTATTGATGTTACTCCATCAACAGCGGCGGAAAATGAGCCTTCTGAAGTATGTGATGATTCTAATGCTGCAGATAGCACTAAGGGAACAGAAAGCTCTACAAATGGCCCCACAACTCCAGTTCTAACTTAG
- the PTPRC gene encoding receptor-type tyrosine-protein phosphatase C isoform X18 produces the protein MFLWLKLLAFGVAFLRQDAFVKAGDENLASASSASPVLPPPAHSTSLSPPAGDENLANASSASVTSPPPARSTSLSPPGTTEGAEPAATTPAPIVTTEEPCADIEHSITSVQDGKNMAEVTLKNLRPNIRYVILETDKNFTGDSGTYEVKLQRCMSYTVEFENCTHIIPPIPPESSKSPFKVEDQTNTSAQICWDGSLSCANVTVDCTGPHVFTVLNERCKTLNNLSPNHNYSCNGNARFFENDVVNQAFSIITDHGVPEAPEDLTVVSHARNVSVEWKQPSDISKGPIDGYVVTCNSTDGRYVYVTNHVCQNLVPYEKGSVSVTPYTKSKYNNSKLMGKTGTCYFETKSAEPQPVIDVNATLTADNAVQIKCKSQQVYGPERVFELTWENGGKEYFNNSYCDFKRENLLYLTNYTFTILVYNGEYRGQPVTKSIRTRYNSKALIIFLAFLIVVTSLALLLVLYKIYDLHKKKLSNSSEGVNLVTVKDDDRQLLNIEPIPSEQLLDTYKRKIADEGRLFLDEFQSIPRVFTKFSIKEAKKSHNQNKNRYIDILPYDHNRVELSEIPGDLGSDYINASYIDGFKEPRKYIAAQGPKDETTDDFWRMIWEQKATIIVMVTRCEEGKRNKCAQYWPSMENGSATYGDIIVKINESKTCPDYVIQKLHITNGRERTAGRDVTHIQFTSWPDHGVPEDPHLLLKLRRRVNALSNFFSGPIVVHCSAGVGRTGTYIGIDAMLEGLDAEGRVDVYGYVVKLRRQRCLMVQVESQYILIHQALVEYNQYGETEVSLSELHSYLNNLKRKDPPSDPSLLEAEFQRLPSYRGWRTQNTGNREENRSKNRNANIIPYDFNRVPIRHDDECSKEGERDSDDSSDEDSDCEETSKYINASFITGYWGPKAMIATQGPLQETICDFWQMVFQRKVKVIVMLTELKEGDQELCAQYWGEGKQTYDGIEVQMTDVNSCPSYTIRAFDVTHLKTKETQKVYQYQYHKWNGLDVPENPKDLVGMILNLKQKVPARAVTEDNRSTRSVPLVVHCCDGSQQTGVFCALMTLLESAEIEEVIDVFQVVKSLRRTRLGMVSTFEHYQFLYDTIASAYPAQNGQIKKNSQQEDKIEFCNEVEKTDQETDLITIDVTPSTAAENEPSEVCDDSNAADSTKGTESSTNGPTTPVLT, from the exons cTCCCATAGTGACAACTGAAGAACCTTGTG CTGACATTGAGCACAGCATAACAAGTGTACAAGATGGCAAAAATATGGCTGAAGTTACACTGAAAAATCTCAGACCAAACATAAGATATGTTATTTTGGAGACTGACAAGAACTTTACTGGGGATTCCGGCACCTATGAAGTAAAACTTCAGAGATGCATGAGCTACACCGTTGAATTTGAAAATTGCACACATATTATTCCACCTATTCCACCTG AGAGCAGCAAGAGTCCTTTCAAAGTTGAGGATCAAACCAACACATCTGCACAGATTTGTTGGGACGGCTCGTTGTCCTGTGCTAATGTGACTGTTGATTGTACAG GTCCACACGTCTTTACAGTATTAAATGAAAGGTGTAAGACACTGAACAATTTATCACCCAATCACAACTACAGCTGCAATGGTAATGCACGTTTTTTTGAAAATGATGTTGTCAACCAGGCCTTCAGCATAATAACAGATCATGGTG TTCCAGAAGCACCAGAAGACCTTACAGTAGTTTCTCATGCCAGAAATGTATCAGTTGAATGGAAGCAACCTAGTGACATTTCGAAGGGTCCTATAGATGGCTATGTGGTGACATGCAATAGCACAGACGGAC gatatgTCTACGTGACTAACCATGTTTGCCAGAATTTAGTACCTTATGAGAAAGGTTCTGTATCTGTGACTCCATAtacaaaaagcaaatataataaTAGTAAATTGATGGGAAAAACTGGAACATGTTACTTTGAAACAAAATCAGCAG AACCACAGCCAGTGATTGATGTTAATGCAACATTGACAGCTGATAATGCTGTCCAAATTAAGTGCAAAAGTCAACAAGTGTATGGACCAGAAAGAGTATTTGAATTGACTTGGGAAAATGGTGGAAAAGAATACTTCAATAACAGTTATTgtgattttaaaagagaaaatctcTTGTACTTGACAAACTATACATTTACG ATCTTAGTGTATAATGGAGAATATAGAGGGCAGCCAGTAACGAAGAGTATTAGAACCAGAT ATAATTCTAAAGCACTGATTATATTCTTGGCATTCTTGATTGTTGTGACATCACTCGCTTTACTACTGGTTCTGTACAAAATCTATGATCTTCACAAAAAAAAGCTTAG CAATTCTTCTGAAGGTGTTAACCTTGTTACAG TTAAAGATGATGACAGGCAACTTCTGAACATAGAGCCAATACCTTCGGAGCAATTGCTGGACACGTACAAGAGGAAGATTGCTGATGAAGGAAGACTTTTCTTGGATGAATTTCAG AGTATCCCTAGAGTTTTCACTAAATTTTCAATAAAGGAGGCCAAAAAAAGCCATAATCAGAATAAAAACCGTTACATTGATATCCTTCCAT aTGATCATAACCGTGTCGAGCTCTCAGAGATCCCAGGAGACCTAGGATCAGACTATATCAATGCAAGTTATATTGAT GGCTTCAAAGAACCAAGAAAATACATTGCTGCACAAG GCCCCAAGGATGAAACCACAGATGATTTCTGGAGAATGATCTGGGAACAGAAGGCAACAATTATTGTCATGGTGACTCGCtgtgaggaaggaaagagg AACAAATGTGCCCAGTACTGGCCGTCAATGGAGAATGGCTCTGCAACATATGGGGACATCATTGTGAAGATCAATGAAAGTAAAACATGTCCAGACTATGTCATTCAGAAACTACACATCACAAAT ggaagagaaaggacagCTGGAAGAGATGTCACTCATATTCAATTCACAAGCTGGCCAGACCATGGAGTTCCTGAGGATCCACATCTCCTTCTCAAACTCCGACGCAGAGTTAATGCTCTCAGTAACTTTTTTAGTGGCCCAATAGTCGTTCATTGCAg TGCCGGTGTTGGGCGCACCGGGACGTACATTGGAATTGACGCCATGCTGGAGGGGCTGGATGCAGAAGGCAGAGTGGATGTTTATGGCTACGTTGTGAAGCTGCGTCGGCAGCGGTGCCTCATGGTTCAAGTAGAG TCACAGTACATCCTTATCCATCAAGCACTAGTGGAATACAATCAGTATGGAGAAACAGAGGTCAGTCTCTCGGAACTGCATTCCTATCTTAAcaatctgaaaagaaaagatCCTCCAAGTGATCCTTCTCTGCTGGAGGCAGAGTTTCAG AGATTACCTTCCTACAGGGGGTGGCGGACACAAAACACAGGGAATCGTGAAGAAAATAGAAGCAAAAATAGGAATGCTAATATAATTCCAT ATGACTTTAACCGAGTGCCCATCAGGCACGACGATGAATGCAGCAAGGAAGGTGAACGTGATTCAGATGATTCCTCAGATGAGGACAGCGACTGTGAGGAAACAAGCAAATACATCAATGCTTCCTTCATAACT GGTTATTGGGGTCCGAAAGCCATGATTGCAACACAGGGACCACTTCAGGAAACTATCTGTGACTTCTGGCAAATGGTCTTCCAAAGAAAAGTCAAAGTCATTGTTATGCTGACAGAGCTGAAAGAAGGAGATCAG GAACTCTGTGCACAGTActggggagaaggaaaacaaacatatgATGGCATAGAAGTTCAAATGACAGATGTCAACTCTTGTCCTAGCTATACCATACGTGCATTTGATGTTACACATCTGAAG acaaaagaaacacagaaggttTATCAGTATCAGTATCACAAATGGAATGGCTTGGATGTTCCAGAAAACCCGAAAGATTTAGTTGGCATGATTCTCAACCTTAAACAAAAAGTCCCAGCCAGAGCAGTCACTGAGGACAACAGGAGTACCCGCAGTGTCCCACTTGTCGTCCACTGCTG TGATGGATCACAGCAGACTGGTGTATTTTGTGCTTTAATGACCCTCTTGGAAAGTGCAGAAATAGAAGAAGTAATAGATGTTTTCCAAGTAGTAAAATCTCTTCGTCGCACCAGGCTGGGAATGGTCTCCACCTTT GAACATTACCAATTTCTGTATGACACCATTGCCAGTGCCTACCCTGCACAGAATggacaaataaagaagaatagCCAGCAGGAAGATAAAATTGAATTTTGCAATGAAGTAGAAAAAACAGATCAGGAAACTGATTTGATCACTATTGATGTTACTCCATCAACAGCGGCGGAAAATGAGCCTTCTGAAGTATGTGATGATTCTAATGCTGCAGATAGCACTAAGGGAACAGAAAGCTCTACAAATGGCCCCACAACTCCAGTTCTAACTTAG